From the genome of Ammoniphilus sp. CFH 90114, one region includes:
- the pdhA gene encoding pyruvate dehydrogenase (acetyl-transferring) E1 component subunit alpha, with amino-acid sequence MSKAVSEVRAEQVQTLSILAPDGSVVNEEAMPKLSDEQLRELMRKMVFTRVWDQRAISLNRQGRLGFYAPVAGQEASMIGSQSALVKEDFILPSYRDIPQIVWHGLPLYQAFLYSRGHQHGGQIPDGVNVLMPQIIIGAQIIQCSGVAMGFKKRNKKNVAITYIGDGGTSQGDFYEGLNFAGAYQLPAIFVVQNNRYAISTPIEKQTKAKTLADKAVAAGIVGVQVDGMDVLAVYKAVADAAERGRNGEGPTLIEALTYRFGPHTMAGDDPTRYRTGEEASEWEQKDPLTRFRKFLENKGLWTEVDENQVIEEAKAAVADAIKKADETPKMTVTGLIDTMFETTPAHLEEQKADYVAKEGK; translated from the coding sequence TTGAGTAAAGCGGTTTCTGAGGTTCGTGCTGAACAAGTTCAAACATTGTCCATCCTCGCTCCCGATGGTTCAGTCGTTAATGAAGAGGCAATGCCTAAGCTAAGTGACGAGCAATTAAGAGAGTTAATGAGAAAGATGGTTTTCACCCGTGTATGGGATCAACGCGCGATTAGCTTGAATCGTCAAGGTCGTTTAGGATTCTATGCTCCGGTTGCAGGGCAAGAAGCGAGTATGATTGGTAGCCAATCCGCTCTAGTAAAAGAAGATTTCATTCTACCAAGCTATCGTGATATCCCTCAAATTGTATGGCACGGGCTTCCGCTTTACCAAGCATTCCTGTATTCCCGTGGTCATCAGCATGGAGGACAGATTCCTGATGGAGTGAATGTCCTGATGCCTCAAATTATCATCGGTGCTCAGATTATCCAGTGCTCCGGCGTAGCGATGGGCTTTAAGAAGCGCAACAAGAAGAATGTAGCTATCACCTATATTGGAGACGGCGGTACCTCCCAAGGTGACTTCTATGAAGGCTTAAACTTTGCGGGTGCGTATCAGCTTCCGGCTATCTTTGTCGTACAGAACAACCGTTATGCGATTTCTACCCCGATTGAGAAGCAAACGAAAGCTAAGACTCTAGCGGATAAAGCCGTTGCGGCGGGTATTGTTGGGGTTCAAGTTGACGGGATGGATGTTCTTGCGGTGTACAAAGCGGTTGCTGATGCAGCTGAGCGTGGTAGAAACGGTGAAGGTCCAACCTTGATTGAAGCTCTTACTTATCGTTTTGGTCCTCACACGATGGCAGGTGATGATCCTACTCGTTACCGTACAGGTGAAGAAGCTAGTGAGTGGGAACAGAAGGATCCATTAACTCGTTTCCGCAAGTTCTTGGAAAACAAGGGGTTATGGACAGAAGTAGATGAGAATCAAGTGATTGAAGAGGCGAAGGCTGCTGTAGCTGACGCAATTAAGAAAGCAGACGAAACACCGAAGATGACCGTTACAGGGTTAATCGATACGATGTTTGAAACAACTCCTGCGCATTTGGAAGAACAGAAGGCAGATTACGTGGCTAAGGAGGGTAAATAA
- a CDS encoding lipoate--protein ligase family protein: MSQATLLPAQFNIVDSTVDVMKGDILYPFALDELCARKVGEGTLGPLVHLWRHQKAFVMGLRDRKLPYSDQAMEWLERQGYAVTVRNSGGAAVPLDPGVVNLSIILPNPTSKIDFHQDFELMYQIIRDSLGSFVEKGEIVGSYCPGDFDLSVKGKKFCGIAQRRQTKAFVVQAFIVVEGKGDERAELVRRFYEIASGGEEKGNYPLVSVDRMASLQELVDVGSVVTYVEGLKGVLSNYGGVAAPGDGLSLFMPEMERTIVELRNRYEKRS; the protein is encoded by the coding sequence ATGTCTCAAGCTACGTTATTGCCAGCTCAATTTAATATAGTAGATTCTACCGTCGATGTTATGAAGGGGGATATCCTTTATCCGTTTGCTCTCGATGAGCTCTGTGCTAGAAAGGTAGGGGAGGGGACTCTTGGACCGCTTGTCCATCTGTGGCGCCATCAGAAAGCGTTTGTTATGGGGTTAAGGGATCGAAAATTGCCTTACTCCGACCAAGCGATGGAGTGGCTGGAGCGCCAAGGATATGCGGTTACGGTACGAAACTCGGGAGGGGCAGCGGTCCCGCTGGATCCTGGTGTAGTCAACCTATCTATCATCCTGCCGAATCCAACATCCAAGATCGATTTCCACCAGGATTTTGAACTAATGTACCAGATCATTCGAGATAGCTTGGGGTCGTTCGTTGAAAAAGGGGAAATCGTAGGTTCATACTGTCCTGGTGATTTTGATCTGAGTGTAAAGGGGAAAAAATTCTGTGGAATAGCTCAGCGTCGCCAGACGAAAGCGTTTGTCGTTCAAGCCTTTATTGTAGTGGAAGGGAAAGGGGATGAACGAGCTGAGCTGGTCCGGAGGTTCTATGAGATCGCATCAGGAGGAGAAGAGAAAGGGAACTATCCGTTGGTGAGTGTGGATCGTATGGCTAGTTTGCAAGAGTTGGTTGATGTTGGATCCGTTGTAACCTATGTTGAAGGGCTGAAAGGTGTGTTGAGTAACTATGGTGGAGTAGCAGCGCCAGGTGATGGATTGTCCTTATTCATGCCGGAAATGGAGAGGACGATAGTTGAACTGAGAAATCGGTATGAGAAGAGGAGTTAG
- a CDS encoding YhcN/YlaJ family sporulation lipoprotein, with the protein MKRSHFSLPLLLVLWVLSGCQAAEPNQPRVQSQETDAVYQQIGYNPVLSNHTASMVKKRINGVDDAVSVVIGEDVSIALKVTGIDRFRLKGIKKEVASQLKKDLSDRYTIHVTTDKKLFQDLQTLKRKVNHGEGTPKAIIKTYNKINKDMHG; encoded by the coding sequence ATGAAACGATCGCACTTTTCCCTACCCCTATTATTGGTCCTATGGGTACTTAGCGGCTGTCAAGCTGCCGAACCGAACCAACCAAGAGTTCAAAGTCAAGAAACCGATGCAGTCTATCAACAAATAGGGTACAACCCAGTACTGTCTAATCACACGGCATCCATGGTAAAAAAGAGAATAAATGGAGTAGATGACGCGGTTTCTGTTGTTATAGGAGAGGATGTTTCCATCGCCCTAAAGGTTACAGGGATTGATCGTTTCCGATTGAAAGGAATAAAGAAGGAAGTGGCTAGTCAACTCAAGAAAGACTTATCCGACCGATATACGATTCATGTTACAACTGATAAGAAACTCTTTCAGGACTTACAAACATTAAAAAGAAAAGTAAACCACGGCGAAGGAACCCCTAAGGCTATCATAAAAACCTATAACAAAATTAACAAAGACATGCATGGATAG